One genomic window of Oncorhynchus clarkii lewisi isolate Uvic-CL-2024 chromosome 5, UVic_Ocla_1.0, whole genome shotgun sequence includes the following:
- the LOC139410074 gene encoding phospholipase A and acyltransferase 1-like, whose amino-acid sequence MDRKSATSTMASNDPPGTPQPGDLIEIFRPAYQHWALYLGDGYIINLTPVDESQAAAISSVKSVFSRKAVVRMQLLKEVVGDDSYRVNNKYDNDRTPLPVDDIIQRSQDLIGQEVSYDLLGSNCEHFVTLLRYGEGVSEQATRAIGAISLVTAAASAFSVLGLINTRSRNRPF is encoded by the exons ATGGCCTCTAATGACCCCCCTGGGACCCCCCAGCCAGGTGACCTCATTGAGATCTTCAGACCGGCCTATCAGCACTGGGCTCTGTACCTGGGAGATGGTTATATCATCAACTTGACACCTGTTG ACGAGAGTCAGGCTGCAGCCATCTCCAGTGTGAAGTCAGTGTTCAGTCGAAAGGCAGTGGTCCGAATGCAGCTTCTAAAGGAAGTGGTTGGAGATGACTCGTACCGGGTCAACAACAAATACGACAACGACCGCACTCCATTGCCTGTCGATGACATAATTCAGCGATCTCAAGACCTCATTGGCCAGGAGGTGTCTTATGACCTGTTGGGCAGTAACTGCGAGCACTTTGTCACCTTGCTGCGCTACGGGGAGGGGGTCTCTGAGCAG GCCACACGGGCCATTGGAGCTATCAGTTTGGTGACGGCTGCAGCAAGTGCCTTCTCTGTTCTTGGACTGATCAACACACGCTCCAGAAACCGACCCTTCTGA